The Phaeodactylum tricornutum CCAP 1055/1 chromosome 6, whole genome shotgun sequence region CGGAAAAGATACGACTCCAGACCGTGCACCGTCGAAACACTACCACCACGCCGCGACTGTTGTGTGCCGTGTACACGTACCCACGAATGCGAGATTTGGCTCGAGCGTCGGCATTGTCGTGGGGATACCAATGCGATGGTTTCTTGGCCTTTACGACGGAAACGATTCCGTCCTTGGGCTTTGTCCATCTATCCCACGCTGGCAAAGAGTCCTACCGGAACATGTGGCAGAAGACGCGGTCCATCTGGTCCTACATTGCTCGACACTACGCGGACGATTACGACTACTTTCATTTGGGTGGGGACGACATGTACGTGCTGGTGCCGAATTTGCGAGCCTTTTGGCAAGACGAGATTATCCCAGACAGCATGGGTACTGGTTCCGGTGCCGGCCAGGACCAAGCCATCTTTACGGGTCAACAAGTAGTGTTGCGTGAGGGGCAGCGTCCCTACGTCTCGGGTGGTCCGGGATACACAATGAATCGTGCCGCCTTGCATCGTTTGGTGAACGAGGCCTTGCCGGAGTGCGAGGTGGATACGATTGCCTCGCACGAAGACCGTCTAGTCTCACAGTGTTTCGACCGCATCGGGATAAAACCGTGGGACAGTCGTGATGTACCCACCGGATCCCAGCGCTACCACGACTGCTCACCACACCACTTGTACACGTTCCGTGCGGTGACTTCGTCCGGTCGCGGCCGCGGTTCGTTCCACGCGCGTGCGGCCGCCTACTGGGCGAGCCAGCCGCGGTTGGGTTCGATGGTCGGAACCAACGAGACGACGGGTCCACGGTACGGCTTGGCAGCGGCCGCCACCCACAGTATTTCCTTTCACGACGTGCACAATCCGCTGTACGTGGCACGCATGTACGCGTTGCTGCATCCCGGGAGTTGTCCGTCCGCGACGGCGCTCGGCCGTGGACTCGCGCAGAGTCACGGGCATCGTGCGGCGGGTTTCTAGAGGACGCTTCCAGAGGAAAGTGTCTGTGTGTTTAATGTGTAAGTGTGTGTATAATTAGGTGGTGGTGTCGATACATGTATGTATAGGGGGGTACTACAGAGATCGAGAACGAACGGTTGGGGTTGTACGTTTGGAATTAACAACGGTAGTATTAGTCTAGAGGAGTACCTATTTTGTAGTATGGTTGGGCCGGTTCTCTCTCTCGGTAGCTCGGGCGCGAGGGTGGGGGTTCCATGCGATCGTCTCCTTCCCTGGAGCCCGTAGGGAGGGTTGGCGCGTCGGCCGAAAATCGAGTCTCGCACGGCGCGCGGCCCAATGACGGCCGGCGTACACGACAGACCGGTTTCGGCCTACCGCGAGACATACGCGCCATCTCGGCACACCGCGCGCGTACCAACAAACCCTCACACCCCAACTGACAAAACGAACAGGGCAGCACTCTCATATACCACGACAACACTATCGAGACCTGACAGGGAACACGGTCGGTACGAATCCCAAgatatatacacacactaGACAAACACTTGCTTGCAGAAACACTTTACTACAAGAGAAAAGGGATGAATGCGTTGGAGGAGAGGCTTCCAACGTCGGGGAACGCATCGGACGACATGGACGACGCGTCGCTGGACCGCGGCATTCCGGGAACggaggacgaggacgcgTCGGTGGCACGAGCTCGAGCACACGTTGCCGTCCTCGATGAACCTACGGGTGATCGAGTCCCACGCGATACGACGGGAGATCAAGCCGTCTTGGGAGCAGCTGCGGCGCAGGACGGGGTAACGGCCTTTGCCGTGACGGATGAAAGTGGACAACTCGTCCTCGCACGTTTTCAACAGTTTCTCGGACAATTGTGAGTACCcattgtgtgtgtgtgtgtgtgtgtgtgtgtgtgtgtgtgtgtgtgtgtgtgtgtgtgtgtgtatatatgTATACGTGTGCGCAGTACACTGTACACCTACTTATACACAAAGAGTAGAATAGAGAAAGAATGCGGGCCAGAGCAACCTGTTCGCAGGATCCGTGTGGACGATTACTTTTCGATGTTGCACTGTGTTTCTCTCACAATCGTTTGCGCGCATTGTCTTGTTGGCTTACTCGGGACAATTTGACACAGTGCGGAAACCATTCCCGACGAGAACCAtgcgcaacaacaacaacaacaactggACGAACCCACACAATCTACCGTGGTCTACCCCTACGCCGAACAAGCCACACAAATGGCACGTCGACAGCTCCAGAGACGCACCATTGGACAAGACGACACGGACACCGATGTTGATccttccaacaacaacagcaacaactcGGTCTTTTCCAATACTCTCTTTCTCGACTTTCAACACGTCATGGAACAAGACATGGAACTGGCCGAAGCCATACAGTCGGATTACGTTCGCTTCGAACCCTTTCTGCGACAAGCCGTACAAACCTTCGTCCTCGAACTGCATCCGGAATTGGACGATCCCGCATCCCACACCAACCATCATTCCACGCCGCACGCACAGTCACTCCGCAACGCAACATACTTCATCGCCATTCATAACGTACCCGGTTTGCTGCCCGTGCGGGAAGTCCGTACCGACCGTATTGGTAGACTCACTTCCGTCGCCGGCACCGTTACCCGAACTTCGGAGGTCCGACCCGAACTCCTCGTCGCTACCTTTCGGTGTCAGCAGTGCGGACTCCTCGCCGAACGTATCGCCCAACAGTACCACTACACTCGTCCCACTCTCTGTCGAAACCCCCGGTGCGCCAACGCATCACCCCTACTATTTACCCTGGAAACCACCGCTTCCGAATTCGTCGACTGGCAAAAGCTCCGCGTGCAGGAAAATTCCGACGAAATACCCCCCGGATCCATGCCCCGCTCCATGGACGTCATTGTCCGTAACGAAATGGTGGAGCGCGCCAAAGCTGGAGACGCCTGCGTTTTCGTCGGCAGCATGGTTGTCATTCCGGACGGATCAGCATTGGCCCGGGCCGGCGAAGCCCCCCGTGCCACCACCCGGCGCAACGGACCCACCGACGCCGCCGCCGGTGGAGGAGGTGGGGTCCGCGGACTCAAGGCACTCGGTGTTCGGGAACTGACCTACCGTACCTGCTTTGTCGCCACCTGTGTCCTCCCTACCGACGCACTAGcccgcgccgccgccgcacCGTCCGCCACACACCGTACTCACGCCACGGCCGCACTCTTGTTCGGATCCCAAGCGCTCGAACACCACGAACCGACACCCGAAGAAGTCGTCCTAGAGTTCACCCGGCAGGAACGTAACGAAATTAGGGAAATGAAGTCCAGCTCGCGATTGTATCAGGATATGGTGGAAAGTATCTGCCCCACCACCTTTGGACATAAGGAGGTCAAGAAAGGACTCCTCCTCATGTTACTCGGCGGGGTCCACAAAACAACCACGGACGGCATCAAACTGCGGGGCGACATTAACGTTTGCGTCGTGGGCGATCCATCCACGGCCAAGTCGCAGTTTCTCAAGTACGTACACGCCTTTCTACCGTCCCGGGCCGTGTACACGTCCGGCAAGGCCTCTTCCGCCGCCGGTTTGACCGCCGCCGTACAACGCGATCAGGATACCGGCGAATACTGCATCGAAGCGGGAGCGCTCATGCTGGCGGACAATGGCATTTGCTGCATCGACGAGTTCGACAAGATGGACCCCAACGACCAAGTCGCGATTCACGAAGCCATGGAACAGCAGACCATTTCCATTACCAAGGCCGGTATTCAAGCCACCTTGAACGCTCGTGCGTCCATTCTGGCAGCGGCCAATCCCATTTACGGACGCTATGACCGGACCAAGACGCTCAAGGCCAACGTCGCCTTGTCCGCACCCATTCTGAGTCGCTTCGATCTATTCTTTGTTGTGCTGGACGAGTGCGATCCGGACTCTGATCGACGAGTAGCCCAACATATTCTAAAAGTTCACCGCTGTCAGGAAGAAGCCGTCCAACCACCCTACACCAAAGAACAAATGCAACGGTACATACGGTTCGCACGGACACTCTATCCCAAGATCACTCCCGAAAGTCAACGCGTTTTGGTAGACTGTTATCGCAAACTTCGGCAAGGGGATACCCTTGGCCGATCCCGCACGGCCTACCGCATTACTGTACGTCAGCTTGAATCCATGATTCGGCTTTCTGAAGCCATGGCACGCTTGCACTGCGATCCCGAAATCCAGCCCGCCTACGTACGCGAGGCCTTTCGCCTCCTCAAAACGAGTATCATTCAAGTGGAGACCTCCGATGTTGACGTGGATGACTATGACGACGAAGGGGAACCGGAAGCTGCGGTTTTGCACGGTGACGATGGCGATGACGACTCGCAGGGCGGTGACCACGGTGGGACTGACACGGCGATGAGGACTTCGGATGACTTCGAAACCCAGCCGCCCCAGTATCCTGGCGAATATGGCGGAGAATCGGCCCCAGAACGCCCAGGCTCTTCGTCGGAGCCTGTTACAACATCTACTGCTACCGCACATCccccgaagaaaaagaccaagatcAGCTTCGAGGAATACGAAGCGATCGCCAATGCGGTGGCTACCCACTTACGGTCGTTAGAGGGCGAAGACGAGACATCGGAAAGCAAGTACCTCAGGTGGAGTGAGGTTGTGACGTGGTACCTGGAACAAATTGAGCAGGACATTGGTGATTCTCTGGAGCATCTGGAAGAAATGCGCAAAAAGATCAATCTTGTAATTCGTCGGTTGGTTAACACCGATATGGTTCTGATGACAGTTGGGGATCCGCCGCGGAATAAAAAGGCGGAGCAATCGACCGTTCTAGCGGTGCATCCAAACTACGTCACGAATTAATGGAGCCGATGCACTGTTGGCAGCGTGTGTCGCGGGGGTCGAACATAGGGACACGGCGGCCTCTCTGACCAGCGCCGTTAGAGTTAAATTGAAAGCTACAAGCAGGTCCTGTAGGCTACTATTTTTTGGCAGAATCGAGAATGAAAACGAGTACTCCACTTTTTGGATAAGCTATACTTACTACGTAGAAGGTGGTTCTGGGAAAGATGGTATCGATCCGCCCGTAGAAAAACGATACACGCTATTCTAGCCTTTTACATGAGAATGTCTCCGAGATATTCTCGTGCGCCTTCCCCTCGTCCACGCGCTGCCTTTGGGGAAGCAAATTTGAGAGACGATTTGCTCTTCATGGATTTGATGATACCGCCGGGTTGTTCGTTGGGATCGGCCCCACCCTTGTACAGGGCTTCCCCAACCCATACCGAGTTGAAGCCTTGATCCCGAACCGACCAAGCATCCTCAATCTCTTGCAGTTGCTGGTCATTATTGGCAAGGATGTTGGCAATTTTGCAAACTTGCTGTCCTTCCGGAATGACGAGTCCATCGACGGCGGCCACCATATCCTCTACCGTTCCCAGATGCAAGATACTGAGCATTCGAGCCCCGCTATCGATTGCGGTTTGcgcttcttccttggaagACACGGCCACAATAGCTTCCAGGTCCACAGCCTTGGTTGCTTTGAGAAGGACTTTG contains the following coding sequences:
- a CDS encoding predicted protein translates to MRRASPRLQEPSPSAASVSALAAPAPWFGLHPAGPTTRTSRAAALSCLGRLCSVVVLAILASSHVHRVWQQYPEWLPTSSRNATASITLDSASIHAHTGLVQESHHPNDGFQRESVSSSVLGDAYDEQGRAGYVADPTALRRERQRFRHARTREASESGATEPSIEDSSDYWHILENFVPFRADQDPLLNSRNHPLRANVSSDYVCAFPPGRGLEEEGGYKLLTEKIRLQTVHRRNTTTTPRLLCAVYTYPRMRDLARASALSWGYQCDGFLAFTTETIPSLGFVHLSHAGKESYRNMWQKTRSIWSYIARHYADDYDYFHLGGDDMYVLVPNLRAFWQDEIIPDSMGTGSGAGQDQAIFTGQQVVLREGQRPYVSGGPGYTMNRAALHRLVNEALPECEVDTIASHEDRLVSQCFDRIGIKPWDSRDVPTGSQRYHDCSPHHLYTFRAVTSSGRGRGSFHARAAAYWASQPRLGSMVGTNETTGPRYGLAAAATHSISFHDVHNPLYVARMYALLHPGSCPSATALGRGLAQSHGHRAAGGYYRDRERTVGVLGREGGGSMRSSPSLEPVGRVGASAENRVSHGARPNDGRRTRQTGFGLPRDIRAISAHRARQHSHIPRQHYRDLTGNTVETLYYKRKGMNALEERLPTSGNASDDMDDASLDRGIPGTEDEDASVARARAHVAVLDEPTGDRVPRDTTGDQAVLGAAAAQDGVTAFAVTDESGQLVLARFQQFLGQL
- the MCM6 gene encoding predicted protein (protein containing a MCM domain and belonging to a family of six proteins. They are required for the initiation of eukariotic DNA replication and interact directly with autonomously replicatig sequences (ARS).Highly closed to the protein of Thalassiosira thaps1 135150.), yielding NTLFLDFQHVMEQDMELAEAIQSDYVRFEPFLRQAVQTFVLELHPELDDPASHTNHHSTPHAQSLRNATYFIAIHNVPGLLPVREVRTDRIGRLTSVAGTVTRTSEVRPELLVATFRCQQCGLLAERIAQQYHYTRPTLCRNPRCANASPLLFTLETTASEFVDWQKLRVQENSDEIPPGSMPRSMDVIVRNEMVERAKAGDACVFVGSMVVIPDGSALARAGEAPRATTRRNGPTDAAAGGGGGVRGLKALGVRELTYRTCFVATCVLPTDALARAAAAPSATHRTHATAALLFGSQALEHHEPTPEEVVLEFTRQERNEIREMKSSSRLYQDMVESICPTTFGHKEVKKGLLLMLLGGVHKTTTDGIKLRGDINVCVVGDPSTAKSQFLKYVHAFLPSRAVYTSGKASSAAGLTAAVQRDQDTGEYCIEAGALMLADNGICCIDEFDKMDPNDQVAIHEAMEQQTISITKAGIQATLNARASILAAANPIYGRYDRTKTLKANVALSAPILSRFDLFFVVLDECDPDSDRRVAQHILKVHRCQEEAVQPPYTKEQMQRYIRFARTLYPKITPESQRVLVDCYRKLRQGDTLGRSRTAYRITVRQLESMIRLSEAMARLHCDPEIQPAYVREAFRLLKTSIIQVETSDVDVDDYDDEGE